One genomic window of Daphnia pulex isolate KAP4 chromosome 10, ASM2113471v1 includes the following:
- the LOC124204551 gene encoding uncharacterized protein LOC124204551, translating to MAAHFSLIFLSLSALVCCSTGAFAGLSLEEQLRQLNDNYMEMKELLATKDRRLEALEADAIEQKSVIAALQQSVSGTQVAAANRQGTSTVPRSCADLKCKGETISGLYSIMGAKSVEMVYCDFSKATNDAGFQKWLGYVDVKSVPTYFYVQKNNSFTTQYVPIPFEVERVNIGGAMNLTSGIFTAPRPGTYFFAFTGDVRFLGPSTNILALIVELQLNGQRVGSSRVTESNTAGNVHSELTMQSTLNLIAGDKISLQITFMTAGGVSFLYDNPNADQRFNHFTGWLLEENLAGLL from the exons ATGGCTGCTCACTTCTCGCTAATCTTTTTAAGTTTGTCGGCTTTGGTGTGCTGTTCCACTGGCGCCTTCGCTGGCCTTTCGTTAGAAGAGCAACTGCGGCAGCTGAACGACAATTAC atggaaatgaaagaacTTTTGGCCACAAAGGACAGGCGATTGGAGGCATTGGAAGCTGACGCCATCGAGCAGAAATCTGTTATAGCTGCCTTGCAACAGAGCGTGAGCGGCACGCAAGTCGCCGCTGCAAACAGACAGGGAACCTCGACAGTCCCACGATCCTGCGCCGATCTCAAGTGCAAGGGAGAGACTATCAGCGGACTGTATTCCATCATGGGAGCCAAATCTGTCGAGATGGTCTACTGCGACTTTTCTAAAGCAACTAACGATGCGG GATTCCAAAAGTGGCTGGGATACGTTGACGTCAAATCGGTTCCAACTTATTTCTACGTCCAGAAAAACAATTCCTTTACTACTCAATACGTTCCAATTCCGTTCGAAGTCGAAAGGGTCAACATCGGAGGAGCCATGAACTTGACATCGGGGATATTCACGGCCCCAAGGCCGGGAACTTACTTTTTCGCTTTCACCGGAGACGTCCGTTTCTTGGGTCCGTCCACCAACATTTTGGCTCTCATCGTGGAACTTCAACTGAACGGCCAACGAGTTGGATCCAGTCGGGTTACAGAGAGCAACACTGCCGGCAATGTCCACAGCGAGTTGACCATGCAGTCAACCCTGAATTTGATAGCTGGTGATAAAATTTCTCTCCAGATTACCTTCATGACCGCTGGAggagtttcttttctttatgaCAATCCAAATGCTGACCAGCGCTTCAATCATTTTACTGGTTGGCTGTTGGAAGAAAATCTGGCTGGCTTACTGTAA
- the LOC124204548 gene encoding uncharacterized protein LOC124204548: MLSRHTASIVREREHKNMARLSIVTLLVAITSWAVMYVNADLTVEKQLELLNRNLVQMHEMFEAKVNRLEALENKVRQQESLISALQRERTFRAAAGGNVTLRQAISKIPRSCADLKNLGHVSSGLFSVMGAKSVEMVFCDFCKQSTDAGFQTWIGIEEVKSAPTYFMVQLVRNFREQNVPIPFDVEPVNIGRAMNLQTGKFTAPRPGTYFFSFTGWVYFPPVPLKDDFNVFLYLNGNSIARGHVNEMTNNKQVFGELMETFTMQATLSLKAGDQIWLMVAYSSAGLVLCGSNVTHFTGFMLQEDISQSVKLSI; this comes from the exons ATGCTGAGTAGGCACACAGCCTCGATCGTTCGAGAAAGAGAACATAAAAACATGGCTCGTCTGTCCATCGTAACGCTTTTAGTAGCGATAACAAGTTGGGCAGTGATGTACGTCAACGCTGACTTAACTGTCGAAAAACAACTGGAACTACTAAACAGAAATTTA GTCCAAATGCATGAAATGTTTGAAGCCAAAGTAAATCGACTGGAAGCTCTCGAGAATAAAGTTAGGCAACAAGAGTCACTCATAAGCGCAttgcagagagagaggacaTTCAGAGCAGCTGCCGGAGGCAATGTAACTCTTAGACAAGCAATATCTAAAATCCCACGATCCTGTGCAGATCTGAAAAACCTGGGGCACGTCTCTAGCGGATTGTTTTCCGTCATGGGAGCCAAATCTGTCGAGATGGTTTTCTGCGACTTTTGTAAACAGTCAACTGACGCGG GTTTCCAGACGTGGATCGGAATCGAAGAAGTCAAATCAGCACCCACATATTTTATGGTTCAGTTGGTTCGAAATTTCAGAGAGCAAAATGTTCCGATTCCGTTCGACGTTGAGCCAGTCAACATCGGAAGAGCCATGAATTTGCAGACAGGAAAATTCACCGCACCGCGACCGGGAAcctatttcttctctttcaccgGATGGGTTTATTTCCCACCAGTTCCGCTGAAAGACGACTTCAACGTGTTCCTTTACTTGAACGGCAACAGCATCGCCAGAGGTCACGTGAACGAGATGACCAACAACAAGCAAGTTTTCGGGGAACTTATGGAAACGTTCACCATGCAAGCGACGCTCAGTCTCAAAGCGGGAGACCAAATTTGGTTAATGGTTGCCTATTCGTCAGCCGGCCTAGTTCTGTGTGGTAGCAATGTCACTCATTTCACCGGTTTTATGCTACAAGAGGACATTTCGCAATCCGTCAAATTGTCGATTTGA
- the LOC124204956 gene encoding uncharacterized protein LOC124204956, with product MSHFTTATKVMIGLLLFSLWSTTTAKARLISKELQLPRENLALLKNQLIAEALEGCEIKFQMYRFGDLVGPASGPCLECRCGAGGVMVCDPRECQPEPRSKTINVDL from the exons ATGTCTCACTTTACAACCGCAACCAAAGTGATGATAGGTTTGCTGCTCTTCAGTCTTTGGTCGACTACTACCGCCAAAGCTCGCCTGATTTCAAAAGAACTGCAACTACCAAGGGAAAACCTC gcacttttgaaaaatcaactcATTGCTGAAGCACTAGAAGGAtgtgaaatcaaatttcaaatgtatcGGTTTGGTGACCTTGTTGGACCTGCTAGCGGACCCTGCCTCGAGTGTCG ATGCGGTGCTGGCGGCGTAATGGTGTGTGACCCACGTGAGTGCCAACCCGAGCCACGGTCAAAAACGATAAATGTTGACTTGTGA